A genomic segment from Candidatus Desulfatibia profunda encodes:
- a CDS encoding hydrogenase iron-sulfur subunit produces the protein MDAAYEPKILAFLCNWCAYAGADLAGVSRLQYPPTIRVIRTMCSGRVDPVYVIQGLQSGFDSVLVCGUHIGECHYQDGNVHLFKHMQVVEYLLDLTGIGRGRMAVRWVSAAEGQLFAAYVNEFSEKTRQLGPFDPREFELPLAAARDALNSQRLRWLMGMELQIIEKGNVYKEKIEEKEYRNLLRKTAQDEYQGALILEVLREGAQPVREIALKTGLPVYTVSLRLGELERCHKAKLKGYDGNISLFSSLVTEAA, from the coding sequence ATGGATGCGGCATACGAACCTAAGATTTTGGCTTTCCTGTGTAATTGGTGTGCCTATGCAGGCGCCGATCTTGCCGGTGTATCCCGGCTGCAATACCCGCCGACCATCAGGGTAATCCGCACCATGTGTTCCGGAAGGGTGGATCCTGTTTACGTTATACAAGGATTACAGAGCGGGTTTGACAGTGTCCTTGTATGCGGGTGACATATTGGAGAATGCCATTACCAGGATGGTAATGTTCATCTGTTCAAACATATGCAGGTGGTCGAATATCTGCTGGATCTTACGGGTATCGGCCGCGGCCGGATGGCTGTCAGATGGGTCAGCGCTGCCGAAGGCCAGCTTTTTGCAGCGTATGTGAACGAATTTTCCGAAAAGACGCGACAACTGGGTCCGTTTGATCCAAGAGAATTCGAACTTCCCCTTGCAGCCGCCCGGGATGCTCTCAACTCTCAACGGTTACGCTGGCTCATGGGGATGGAACTCCAGATCATTGAAAAGGGAAATGTTTACAAAGAAAAGATAGAAGAAAAAGAATACCGGAATTTGCTTAGAAAAACTGCGCAAGATGAATACCAAGGAGCATTAATTCTGGAAGTACTCAGGGAAGGGGCCCAGCCGGTGCGAGAAATTGCGCTGAAGACAGGCCTGCCCGTTTATACGGTATCGCTTCGTCTGGGCGAGTTGGAGAGGTGCCATAAGGCGAAACTAAAAGGTTACGACGGGAATATCAGCTTATTTTCATCTTTAGTTACAGAGGCAGCTTAG
- a CDS encoding glycine cleavage system protein H, with the protein MKNNVIEFKKKKADGKKNGFHQKKLIGIDLPFDYEEVVSITGSEYVRNLFRDGRTVLPYEELRRNVAGFLLKAIEKPKYMNISGFQVADYYYHSGHSWVHLEHDGRVRIGIDDFISKVFGPADTINLPPVGAFLKQGEVGWVLTRNGHKAPMQSPVSGTVFAVNDKVRKQPEIAQGDPYEEGWLFLIDPADLKLNLKGLYFGKECFEWMEKENRNLLEFLGAEYERLAATGGGLIDDIYGHFPEMDWDRMVRTFLRTK; encoded by the coding sequence ATGAAAAACAATGTAATTGAATTTAAGAAGAAAAAGGCAGATGGGAAAAAGAACGGCTTTCATCAAAAAAAGCTTATTGGCATCGATCTGCCCTTTGATTACGAAGAAGTGGTCTCCATAACCGGTTCCGAATATGTGCGGAACCTGTTCCGGGACGGAAGAACGGTCCTCCCTTACGAGGAGCTGAGGAGAAATGTTGCCGGTTTCCTTTTGAAAGCCATTGAAAAGCCAAAGTACATGAACATATCGGGGTTTCAGGTTGCTGATTATTATTACCACTCTGGCCATTCCTGGGTTCATCTCGAGCATGATGGGCGCGTCAGGATCGGAATCGACGATTTCATCTCCAAAGTTTTCGGACCGGCGGATACGATAAATCTCCCTCCGGTCGGGGCCTTTTTGAAGCAGGGCGAAGTCGGGTGGGTATTGACCCGCAATGGTCACAAGGCTCCCATGCAATCCCCCGTGTCCGGAACCGTGTTCGCTGTAAATGATAAAGTCAGAAAGCAGCCTGAAATCGCACAAGGAGATCCCTACGAAGAGGGTTGGTTATTTCTTATAGATCCTGCCGACCTGAAGCTCAATTTAAAAGGGCTTTATTTCGGAAAGGAGTGCTTCGAATGGATGGAAAAGGAAAACCGGAATCTTCTGGAGTTCCTGGGGGCCGAGTATGAACGGCTGGCGGCCACAGGCGGTGGGTTGATCGACGATATCTACGGGCATTTCCCTGAAATGGACTGGGATCGGATGGTGAGGACTTTCCTGCGCACTAAATAA
- a CDS encoding glycine cleavage system protein H, producing MKNNASKLNKEKKKDVGSKRLIGIDQPFDYEEVVAATGPEYVRNLQHDGVAFVPYEKLKRNIPGYYLSEDKCVWMRAGVINFRLCDYDYDCYNCPFDQAMMTAMGDKIAPDQKERQAYWLRHVKERYQIAATPCIHFLSGRIESPEECSGNYKCDHCTVHELLDKEIQVETSERTAYTNVSGYRMVEDYYYHFGHSWVHIEDDGRIKVGVDDFTSKVLGSADAINLPPVGAFLRQGEIGCVLTRDDKKAPMQSPVSGTVCAVNDKVVKQPAVAHDDPYHDGWLFMLDPANIKPDLEGLYSGKECFQWMEKESQNLHELLGPSYKRLAATGGEPIDDIFGHFPEIAWDRLVRTLFRTAEKH from the coding sequence ATGAAAAACAATGCATCTAAATTGAATAAGGAGAAAAAGAAAGATGTCGGCTCAAAAAGACTCATCGGAATAGATCAGCCCTTTGATTACGAGGAAGTGGTTGCGGCAACCGGTCCGGAATATGTGCGGAACCTGCAACATGACGGAGTTGCTTTTGTCCCTTATGAAAAACTGAAAAGAAATATTCCCGGTTATTATTTGTCCGAAGATAAATGTGTCTGGATGAGGGCCGGAGTCATCAATTTCAGGCTCTGTGATTATGACTATGATTGCTACAACTGTCCGTTCGACCAGGCTATGATGACTGCTATGGGCGATAAGATCGCTCCAGATCAGAAAGAAAGGCAAGCATACTGGTTGAGACATGTGAAAGAAAGATATCAAATCGCTGCAACACCCTGCATCCACTTTTTATCAGGACGGATAGAATCACCTGAGGAATGTTCCGGTAATTACAAGTGCGATCATTGTACTGTTCATGAGCTGCTGGATAAGGAAATCCAGGTGGAAACCTCTGAAAGGACAGCATACACAAATGTATCGGGGTATCGAATGGTTGAGGATTATTATTATCATTTCGGACATTCATGGGTACACATTGAAGATGATGGGCGTATCAAAGTAGGAGTAGACGATTTTACCTCCAAGGTTTTAGGGTCGGCGGATGCCATAAATCTCCCTCCGGTCGGCGCATTTTTGAGACAAGGCGAAATCGGGTGTGTATTGACCCGTGATGATAAAAAAGCCCCCATGCAATCTCCTGTGTCCGGAACCGTGTGCGCTGTGAATGATAAAGTTGTAAAGCAGCCTGCAGTCGCCCACGATGATCCATACCATGATGGCTGGTTATTCATGCTGGACCCTGCAAACATCAAGCCTGATCTGGAAGGGCTCTATTCCGGCAAGGAGTGCTTTCAGTGGATGGAAAAGGAGAGTCAAAATCTCCATGAACTCCTGGGACCCAGTTACAAGCGACTGGCAGCCACAGGCGGTGAACCGATTGACGATATCTTCGGGCATTTTCCCGAGATTGCCTGGGATCGGCTGGTAAGGACTTTATTTCGTACAGCAGAAAAGCACTAA
- a CDS encoding archaemetzincin family Zn-dependent metalloprotease encodes MTSKKKSVGVVPLGNVPEIDLQVIADHITGCFKLRAHILPPVDLPEYALDERRLQYNAAIIIEAFESMHFGNHDKVIAVLNQDIFIPIFTHVFGEARQGGKCGLVSLFRLTKNPDGSTPPKSLIHERVAKVALHELGHLLDLLHCERKRCLMHFSGGTDEVDEMSLELCEYCSIYLKDRLR; translated from the coding sequence TTGACCTCAAAGAAAAAATCCGTTGGTGTGGTACCGCTGGGAAATGTCCCTGAAATCGATTTACAAGTTATAGCAGACCATATCACCGGATGTTTCAAACTTAGGGCTCATATTCTTCCTCCCGTTGATTTGCCTGAATATGCTCTTGATGAAAGAAGGTTGCAGTATAACGCCGCTATCATCATTGAGGCGTTTGAATCCATGCACTTTGGCAATCATGACAAGGTAATCGCTGTTTTGAATCAGGATATCTTTATCCCCATTTTTACCCATGTCTTCGGTGAAGCCAGACAGGGAGGAAAATGCGGCCTGGTTTCATTATTTAGATTGACGAAGAACCCCGACGGTTCCACCCCGCCAAAATCTCTCATTCATGAACGTGTGGCAAAAGTGGCGCTTCATGAGCTGGGCCATCTTTTAGATCTGCTTCATTGCGAACGTAAAAGGTGCCTTATGCACTTCTCAGGAGGTACTGATGAAGTAGATGAGATGTCGCTTGAGCTTTGCGAGTATTGCTCAATTTATCTTAAGGATAGACTTCGTTGA
- a CDS encoding sigma-54-dependent Fis family transcriptional regulator, with amino-acid sequence MDKKMSIMVVDDEEIVRESLFHWFKKYGHVVETASSGFEALEKLETYPFQLLFVDIKMPGMDGIELLEKVKTEYPDTIVVIITAYGSIESAVKAMRIGATDYLLKPFKPDQLSLVMERISVQERLVSQYNYLKERLGKITRFDNIIGHSPEIEKVFSLIPEVAQSDASILLVGETGTGKELVAKAIHAESRRSHLPFIAINCGAMPESLLESELFGHQKGVFTGATRARKGFLEVVSGGTLFLDEIGEISPKMQVDLLRVLDEKKIISIGSREPVDIDFRLISATRRDLEKEIAEGRFREDFFYRINVIMIEIPPLRKRKEDIPLLVEHFLKKYCQETTKYVDYVTRDAMELLRRYDWPGNVRELENAIERAVVLSKSRTLKAEDLSFIRPPDKPFSKNLSLREMEKAYIQQILEENNWNVTQSAKILEINRVTLHKMMKRYRLERPEG; translated from the coding sequence ATGGATAAAAAAATGAGTATCATGGTCGTGGATGATGAAGAAATTGTCCGGGAATCCCTTTTCCACTGGTTTAAAAAGTACGGCCATGTGGTGGAGACAGCTTCATCGGGCTTTGAGGCTTTGGAGAAGCTGGAAACATATCCTTTCCAGCTTCTTTTCGTCGATATCAAGATGCCAGGGATGGACGGCATCGAACTGTTGGAAAAAGTGAAAACGGAATATCCGGATACCATCGTTGTCATTATTACCGCATACGGATCCATTGAGTCGGCGGTGAAAGCCATGCGGATCGGCGCCACCGATTATTTGCTGAAGCCTTTTAAACCGGACCAGCTTTCTCTCGTCATGGAACGGATATCCGTTCAAGAGAGACTCGTATCACAATACAACTATCTGAAAGAACGTTTGGGAAAAATCACCCGGTTCGATAACATTATCGGACATTCACCGGAAATTGAGAAAGTTTTCAGTCTAATTCCAGAGGTTGCCCAGAGCGATGCTTCTATTTTGCTTGTCGGAGAAACCGGTACCGGCAAAGAACTGGTGGCTAAAGCCATCCATGCGGAAAGCCGCCGATCCCATCTTCCCTTTATCGCCATCAACTGCGGAGCGATGCCGGAGTCTCTTTTAGAGAGTGAACTTTTTGGCCATCAAAAAGGGGTGTTCACCGGTGCGACTCGTGCCCGTAAAGGCTTTTTGGAAGTTGTTTCCGGAGGAACCCTCTTTTTAGATGAGATCGGAGAAATCAGCCCCAAAATGCAGGTCGATCTTTTGCGTGTGCTGGACGAGAAGAAAATAATAAGCATTGGCAGCAGAGAACCTGTTGATATCGATTTCAGGCTCATCTCGGCCACCCGGCGGGATTTGGAAAAAGAGATCGCAGAAGGCAGATTTAGAGAGGATTTTTTTTACCGCATCAATGTCATTATGATCGAAATTCCGCCGCTGAGAAAAAGAAAGGAGGACATTCCTCTGCTGGTGGAGCACTTTCTCAAAAAGTACTGCCAGGAAACCACCAAATATGTCGATTATGTCACCCGTGATGCAATGGAGTTGTTAAGACGTTATGATTGGCCGGGAAACGTGCGGGAATTGGAAAATGCCATTGAAAGGGCGGTGGTTCTTTCTAAATCCCGGACCCTCAAGGCTGAAGATCTGTCTTTCATTCGACCACCTGACAAACCGTTTTCAAAAAACCTGTCTTTACGTGAAATGGAAAAGGCGTATATTCAACAGATTCTTGAAGAGAACAACTGGAATGTGACCCAATCCGCCAAAATTTTAGAAATCAACCGGGTCACACTTCACAAAATGATGAAACGGTATCGTTTGGAAAGGCCGGAAGGTTGA
- a CDS encoding PAS domain-containing protein translates to MVLSINLAIVGGGRACKYFLELLKNEPFPYLNINIVGVCDINPAAEGLVMAREMGIYTTDSFQNLFKIDNLDSIIELTGRRDVLLEIIRLRPKRVGVLEHNIGRLCRNLFEINKRLKSVEQKLVLEKMSSDFLIQQSTAKIAVLNTDFTIAEANEAYIQAVGKPRGQVIGAFCYQVSHDLKVPCSSSLPGMNCPMVETLRSGISSHVIHEHRNSAGGPTYCNIVTYPLKDQDGEIFKVIEIWRDITEEFSTRWEKRVSELKSDLQKLVQEDRIISLGKLAASCAHEINNPIQGLLTFSHYMQEILAQGEPSLEDLKQFKSHLALMCRELERCGNIVSGLLSFARESPKEYKGIDLNGVLEAVIALTSHKMKLRKVDLITRLYPGLLMINGDDHELQQCFLNLIFNAIEAMPGGGKLRIISKLETDKKNIRVEIRDSGYGISKENLEHIFDPFFSTKGEGQGTGLGLSIVYGIVKNHKGSIKLNSTVGKESLFILTFPAL, encoded by the coding sequence ATGGTTCTTTCCATTAATCTGGCAATCGTGGGCGGCGGCCGGGCCTGCAAATATTTTCTCGAACTTCTCAAAAATGAACCCTTTCCTTATCTGAACATCAACATCGTGGGTGTCTGCGACATCAATCCTGCGGCTGAAGGCCTCGTAATGGCCCGGGAAATGGGAATATACACCACCGATAGTTTCCAAAACCTTTTTAAGATCGACAATCTGGATAGCATTATCGAGTTGACGGGCAGGCGGGACGTCTTGCTCGAAATCATCCGTCTCAGGCCCAAAAGGGTCGGCGTGCTGGAACATAACATCGGAAGATTATGCAGGAATCTTTTCGAGATCAATAAGCGCCTGAAATCTGTGGAACAGAAACTGGTCCTTGAAAAAATGTCTTCCGATTTTCTCATCCAGCAGAGCACTGCTAAAATTGCCGTGTTGAATACCGATTTCACGATCGCTGAAGCCAATGAGGCCTACATACAGGCCGTAGGAAAACCCAGGGGGCAAGTCATCGGTGCATTTTGTTACCAGGTATCCCATGATCTCAAAGTGCCATGTTCGAGTTCGCTGCCCGGGATGAACTGCCCGATGGTGGAGACTCTGAGAAGCGGGATTTCCTCCCATGTCATCCACGAGCATCGTAATTCGGCCGGCGGTCCGACATACTGCAATATCGTCACCTATCCGCTAAAGGATCAAGATGGTGAAATTTTTAAGGTTATCGAAATATGGCGGGATATCACCGAGGAATTTTCAACCCGCTGGGAAAAGCGGGTCAGTGAATTAAAGTCCGATCTTCAGAAACTGGTCCAGGAAGATCGCATAATTTCCCTGGGAAAACTTGCAGCCAGTTGTGCCCACGAAATCAACAATCCCATTCAGGGGTTGTTAACGTTCAGCCATTACATGCAGGAAATTCTGGCCCAAGGTGAACCGAGCCTTGAGGACTTGAAGCAGTTTAAAAGCCACCTTGCGCTCATGTGCAGAGAATTGGAGCGCTGCGGCAACATTGTTTCCGGTCTGCTTTCGTTTGCCCGCGAAAGTCCCAAGGAATACAAGGGGATAGATCTTAACGGAGTCCTTGAGGCTGTGATTGCCCTGACAAGCCATAAAATGAAACTTCGAAAGGTCGATCTGATTACCCGTCTGTATCCGGGTTTATTAATGATAAATGGCGATGACCACGAGTTGCAACAATGCTTTCTAAATCTGATTTTCAATGCTATTGAAGCCATGCCAGGCGGCGGAAAATTACGGATAATTTCCAAACTTGAAACTGACAAAAAAAATATTCGAGTAGAGATCCGGGACAGCGGATATGGAATCTCTAAGGAAAACCTTGAGCATATTTTTGATCCTTTTTTTTCCACAAAGGGAGAAGGTCAGGGCACAGGGCTTGGATTATCCATCGTTTACGGTATTGTTAAAAATCATAAAGGCAGCATCAAACTAAACAGCACGGTAGGAAAAGAGAGTTTATTCATTTTAACTTTTCCAGCCCTATAG
- a CDS encoding sigma 54-interacting transcriptional regulator: MKKSIENQTRIILDSIADGVFTVDLNWKITSFNKAAEEITGIKRDQAIGRYCWEIFKASICEQRCALRQTVDSGQPIVNRAIFIVTSKGDRIPVSISTAILKDNQGEVIGGVETFRDLSVVEELRKELSGQHTFFDIISKNREMQRLFGMLELISENDTTILLEGESGTGKELFAKAIHTLSHRKKGPMITVNCGALPDTLLESELFGYKAGAFTDAKKDKPGRLALAENGTLFLDEIGDISPLLQIRLLRVLQDNVYEPLGSTKSEKADVRFVAATNKNLEDLVNKGLFREDLYYRINIVKLVLPPLRERKEDVPLLAEHFIRKFNNLRGKEIKGLLPEVMNILMAHDFPGNIRELENIIEYASVVCKNHLIGMDHLPENLRRKSESKLQLSSEPTRAEALSFNALEKDFIYETLRKNNWNRAAAAAQMGIDRSTLWRKIKRLNLEIPKQDGRYRKL; this comes from the coding sequence ATGAAAAAATCCATCGAAAATCAGACGCGCATAATTTTAGACAGCATTGCCGACGGCGTTTTTACCGTTGATCTTAACTGGAAGATTACTTCCTTTAATAAAGCTGCCGAAGAGATTACCGGAATCAAAAGAGATCAGGCCATCGGAAGATATTGCTGGGAAATCTTCAAAGCCAGTATATGTGAACAGCGTTGCGCCTTGCGACAAACGGTCGATTCCGGCCAGCCCATCGTAAATCGAGCCATATTTATCGTTACTTCAAAAGGTGATCGTATTCCCGTAAGCATTTCAACCGCTATCTTGAAGGACAATCAGGGAGAAGTCATCGGAGGGGTGGAGACATTCCGGGATTTAAGCGTTGTGGAAGAATTGCGCAAGGAATTGTCCGGGCAACATACGTTTTTCGACATCATCAGCAAAAACCGGGAAATGCAGCGTCTCTTTGGAATGCTGGAACTGATATCTGAAAATGACACCACGATCCTTCTTGAAGGCGAAAGCGGTACGGGAAAAGAACTTTTTGCAAAGGCGATCCACACGCTCAGTCATAGAAAAAAAGGGCCGATGATCACCGTTAACTGCGGTGCTTTGCCGGATACGCTCCTGGAATCCGAACTTTTCGGATATAAAGCCGGCGCATTCACAGATGCCAAAAAGGATAAACCAGGACGCCTGGCCCTGGCCGAAAACGGCACTCTTTTTCTGGACGAAATCGGGGATATTTCACCCTTGCTCCAGATAAGACTTCTGCGAGTGCTCCAGGACAACGTCTATGAACCGCTCGGCAGCACGAAATCCGAAAAGGCCGATGTCCGCTTCGTAGCGGCTACCAATAAAAACCTGGAAGATCTGGTTAACAAAGGTCTGTTTCGAGAGGATCTCTATTATCGCATCAATATCGTTAAACTTGTACTCCCCCCTTTGCGGGAGCGAAAAGAAGATGTTCCCCTGCTGGCGGAACACTTTATCCGCAAGTTTAACAACCTGCGAGGCAAGGAAATTAAAGGGCTGTTGCCCGAAGTTATGAATATTCTGATGGCCCACGATTTCCCGGGTAATATTCGGGAACTGGAAAATATCATTGAATATGCCTCCGTGGTCTGTAAAAATCATTTGATCGGAATGGATCACCTCCCTGAGAATCTCCGCCGGAAGTCCGAAAGCAAGCTTCAATTATCATCGGAACCGACCCGGGCCGAAGCGCTCTCTTTCAACGCCCTCGAAAAAGACTTTATCTATGAGACCTTAAGGAAAAACAACTGGAACCGGGCCGCCGCGGCCGCCCAGATGGGTATTGATCGTTCGACCCTCTGGCGTAAAATCAAGCGACTCAATCTTGAAATTCCAAAACAGGACGGCCGCTATAGAAAGCTATAA
- a CDS encoding iron-sulfur cluster assembly scaffold protein, with amino-acid sequence MDTRDFDFWQDHSLYYLEMAFRKDKRKILENPDGYGKRTGACGDTVEIFITVRNGRIQGFSYHANGCLNTHACANTVAFLAEGKTVNEAWEITSENVTDYLETLPAAEVHCAELAVGALYLALSNYRELQHFPWKKLYQKK; translated from the coding sequence ATGGACACTAGGGATTTTGATTTTTGGCAGGACCATTCCCTGTATTATCTAGAAATGGCTTTTCGCAAGGATAAGCGAAAAATACTGGAAAATCCTGATGGATACGGCAAAAGAACGGGAGCATGCGGTGATACCGTAGAAATATTTATAACCGTTCGAAACGGACGTATCCAAGGGTTTTCATACCACGCCAATGGTTGTCTCAACACCCATGCCTGCGCCAATACGGTTGCTTTTCTAGCAGAGGGGAAAACTGTTAATGAGGCCTGGGAAATCACGTCAGAGAATGTGACCGATTATCTGGAAACCTTACCAGCGGCGGAAGTGCATTGTGCTGAATTGGCGGTAGGTGCATTATACCTGGCGTTGTCCAACTATCGGGAACTCCAACATTTTCCCTGGAAGAAATTATATCAGAAAAAATAA
- a CDS encoding zinc ribbon domain-containing protein: MPLFEYLCLDCGKTSEALIIGSADQPQCGSCGGRNLRKLFSAHSSISGPGKSSLPGPGDTACCGTSPSHADCAGPGSCCGKNYGH, from the coding sequence ATGCCGTTGTTTGAATATTTGTGCCTGGATTGCGGGAAAACCAGTGAAGCCCTCATTATCGGTTCAGCCGATCAGCCGCAATGCGGGTCCTGCGGGGGCCGCAATCTAAGAAAACTGTTTTCCGCGCATTCATCCATATCAGGTCCCGGCAAAAGCAGCCTTCCCGGTCCCGGCGACACGGCCTGCTGCGGGACATCTCCAAGCCATGCCGATTGCGCCGGACCCGGCAGTTGCTGCGGAAAAAATTATGGACACTAG
- a CDS encoding P-loop NTPase: MESCNSQTCNSANKDQKKVDQDAAVNASLRKMTHKLLVMSGKGGVGKTSVSVNLAIALADRGFKVGLMDVDIHGPDVPRMLGLTGMLEVNPSKKLLPMSYSDNLKVVSIETFIPNKDDAIIWRGPMKYSAIKQFIGDVEWGELDYLIIDSPPGTGDEPLTIAQTISDAKAIIVTTPQEISLADVRKSINFCKTMKMKIFGLIENMSGFTCPGCGETIHLFGSGGGEKTALATGTKFLGRIPFDPNMVICADSGTSFQNAYSHSEVAQAFADIATKISEKQNKKHVDQPSKNRRKETMKFAIPLADGKLTAHFGHCKEFALIDVEENTITNKEILVPPPHEPGVLPNWLNQMGVSVVIAGGMGHRAIQLFDQAGIKVVTGAPIEGPETLVKSYLNGALAIGDNLCAGGDQHTCGH, translated from the coding sequence ATGGAAAGTTGCAACTCCCAAACTTGTAATTCCGCAAATAAGGACCAGAAAAAAGTCGATCAGGATGCTGCGGTGAATGCATCTCTGCGAAAAATGACCCATAAGCTCCTTGTCATGAGCGGCAAGGGCGGTGTCGGTAAAACGAGCGTGTCCGTCAATCTTGCCATAGCACTTGCTGACCGGGGTTTTAAAGTGGGGCTTATGGATGTGGATATCCATGGCCCTGACGTGCCCAGAATGCTCGGACTTACCGGAATGCTGGAGGTGAATCCGAGCAAGAAGCTGCTGCCGATGAGTTACTCTGACAATTTAAAAGTCGTTTCGATAGAAACATTCATTCCAAATAAGGATGATGCAATTATCTGGCGTGGCCCGATGAAGTATTCAGCAATAAAGCAGTTCATCGGGGATGTGGAATGGGGGGAACTCGATTATTTGATTATCGATTCCCCTCCAGGTACCGGTGATGAACCCCTGACCATTGCCCAGACAATTTCTGATGCCAAGGCAATTATCGTAACCACGCCTCAGGAGATTTCCCTTGCTGATGTCAGGAAATCGATTAATTTTTGCAAAACCATGAAAATGAAAATCTTCGGACTGATCGAGAATATGAGTGGATTTACCTGCCCCGGCTGCGGTGAAACGATTCACCTGTTCGGATCAGGGGGAGGAGAAAAAACCGCCCTGGCTACCGGGACAAAATTTTTGGGAAGGATTCCGTTCGATCCCAATATGGTGATATGCGCTGACAGCGGTACCTCCTTCCAGAATGCCTATTCTCATTCGGAAGTAGCCCAAGCCTTTGCCGATATTGCAACAAAAATATCTGAAAAGCAAAATAAAAAGCACGTTGATCAACCCAGCAAAAACAGGAGAAAAGAGACCATGAAATTTGCAATACCCTTAGCCGACGGTAAGCTAACCGCGCATTTCGGCCATTGTAAGGAGTTTGCGCTCATTGATGTTGAGGAAAATACGATCACAAACAAAGAGATTCTGGTGCCGCCTCCGCACGAACCCGGAGTCCTGCCCAATTGGCTCAACCAGATGGGCGTCAGCGTTGTTATCGCTGGTGGCATGGGGCACCGGGCCATTCAACTTTTTGATCAGGCAGGTATAAAAGTTGTCACAGGTGCCCCTATCGAAGGACCTGAAACGCTTGTCAAAAGTTATCTGAACGGTGCTCTGGCCATTGGTGACAATCTTTGTGCCGGTGGCGACCAGCATACATGCGGTCATTAA
- a CDS encoding NifB/NifX family molybdenum-iron cluster-binding protein, whose amino-acid sequence MKIAITSTGAELMSDMDPRFGRAAYFIIVNPDTLEYEVVENKKSLNLAQGAGIQAGQTIIEHKADTLITGHCGPKAFKVLEKAGIQILLGAKGRVIDAVQQFNNGELKTAGEANVEGHWI is encoded by the coding sequence ATGAAAATCGCCATAACATCCACTGGAGCGGAATTGATGTCCGACATGGACCCACGTTTTGGCAGAGCTGCATATTTTATAATCGTAAATCCGGACACCTTGGAATACGAGGTCGTTGAAAATAAAAAATCGTTAAATCTTGCCCAGGGAGCCGGAATCCAAGCCGGCCAAACCATCATCGAACACAAGGCCGATACCTTGATTACAGGCCATTGTGGTCCCAAAGCTTTTAAGGTTTTGGAGAAAGCCGGAATTCAGATACTGCTGGGCGCAAAAGGGCGGGTAATTGATGCCGTTCAGCAGTTTAATAACGGCGAACTGAAAACCGCTGGGGAGGCCAATGTTGAGGGCCACTGGATCTAG
- a CDS encoding NifB/NifX family molybdenum-iron cluster-binding protein: MRVAVAVWKDRISPVFDVSRDILVLDIENGIITGKHGERFASDNSAHKLTRLAELRVQKLICGAISQPLADMLTSNGIKTLSFIAGGIEEVIAAYLAGNLPNPALSMPGCCSRRRRSRREVGLGRYRKNTWDTGETTNQKDK, from the coding sequence ATGCGAGTGGCTGTCGCGGTTTGGAAGGACAGAATTTCACCAGTTTTTGATGTTTCCCGGGATATTTTGGTTTTAGACATTGAAAACGGCATTATCACCGGCAAGCATGGAGAGAGGTTCGCAAGCGATAATTCGGCCCACAAACTTACAAGACTGGCGGAGTTGAGGGTACAAAAACTGATTTGCGGCGCTATTTCGCAACCGTTGGCCGATATGCTCACCTCCAACGGAATTAAAACCCTCTCCTTCATTGCCGGTGGCATAGAGGAAGTAATCGCTGCCTATCTCGCCGGAAACCTGCCGAATCCGGCACTCTCCATGCCGGGATGCTGCAGTCGTCGCCGGCGATCTCGAAGAGAGGTAGGTTTAGGCCGGTATCGAAAAAACACTTGGGATACTGGAGAAACCACGAACCAAAAAGATAAATGA